One genomic segment of Zymoseptoria tritici IPO323 chromosome 5, whole genome shotgun sequence includes these proteins:
- the MgBGL11 gene encoding putative beta-glucosidase (Beta-Glucosidase (Glycosyl Hydrolase Family 3) (Avenacinase-like)), translating to MRAAPWLAAASYITLSSAQDATNATISSDPIEKVLKSLKLIPDGLVGVAAVLLAAKANDAQDQILGTLKNQTLSDPRKLTDPEAYYSYGQSPAVYPSPQGTGPANWSTAYEIARSLVSQMTVEEKVNLTIPAYDFAGCSGFSGSVPRLGFPGVCLNDGPSGVRAGNTNHTSGFPAQIAIGASWNRTLSYWRSKQMGVEYRAKGVNVALGPVVGPLGRVAKGGRNWEGFTNDAYLAGQLVGPAVEGLQESVVACVKHFIGNEQETQRNPFLAGYLAVAGINLNNSVSANIDDQTMHELYLWPFYDAVRAGVGSVMASYNRVNNSYASQNSKLLNGLLKTELGFQGFVVSDWGGQHTGVASANAGLDMVMPYGIWWGNGQLEQAANNGSVDASRLDDMATRIVASTSRFANITNPGIAANNDTDPSSELTTQVLLEAAIEGHVLVKNVNNTLPFRSPSVISIFGYDAISGLNTSADDPDLWPNSLANTQAYAPPDDRTFGYLDFVQFSASVMGPQDYMPSIALNGTLISGGGSGGVTPSSIISPHEAIVRYALSHGTIPFANFVSPNPVVLNPGGPCIVLINAQSVESADRHELSDDYSDTLVTNVAKQCNNTVVVIHNAGIRLVDNWIENENVTAVIYAHPAGQATGDALVSILWGETSPSGRLPYTVAKKESDYGALLDPTYPTTEHPQYAQSDFDEGVVIDYRHFLKEKIEPRFPFGFGLTYSNFTYSNLSLEQHPEVDRSIVPCDIPTNSSSPHPEGGLDSLYDVLTTIRVTVENVGEVEAAEVAQLYLSIPGSAAEKVLRGFEKKVLQKGEKAEFTFDLRRRDLSLWDSGKQSWVLGQGVFGVMVGRNVLDTEGLTGGFEL from the exons ATGCGTGCCGCTCCGTGGTTGGCGGCTGCCAGCTACATCACTCTCAGCTCTGCCCAGGACGCGACGAACGCAACCATCTCCTCGGACCCGATTGAAAAGGTTCTCAAGTCGCTCAAGCTCATTCCTGATGGACTGGTCGGAGTCGCCGCTGTGCTTCTCGCTGCGAAAGCCAACGATGCTCAGGATCAGATTCTCGGGACGCTGAAGAATCAGACGTTGAGCGATCCACGCAAATTGACGGATCCGGAGGCGTACTATTCGTATGGACAGAGTCCGGCGGTGTATCCTTCTC CGCAAGGAACAGGCCCGGCCAACTGGTCCACCGCCTACGAAATCGCCCGCTCTCTCGTCTCGCAAATGACCGTCGAAGAGAAAGTCAACCTCACCATTCCGGCCTATGACTTCGCCGGCTGTTCTGGTTTCTCCGGCTCAGTTCCACGTCTCGGGTTTCCAGGTGTTTGCCTCAACGATGGACCCTCTGGAGTTCGAGCCGGCAACACCAACCACACCAGCGGATTTCCTGCGCAGATCGCCATTGGAGCGAGCTGGAATCGCACGCTGTCTTATTGGAGATCGAAGCAGATGGGCGTGGAGTACCGTGCAAAGGGCGTAAATGTTGCGCTGGGGCCGGTGGTGGGACCATTGGGACGGGTTGCGAAGGGTGGGAGGAATTGGGAAGGATTCACCAACGATGCATATCTGGCGGGACAGCTGGTTGGTCCGGCGGTGGAGGGACTGCAGGAGAGTGTGGTTGCTTGTGTGAAGCACTTCATCGGCAATGAACAG GAAACGCAACGAAACCCATTCCTGGCGGGATACCTGGCGGTGGCGGGCATCAACCTGAACAACTCGGTCTCGGCGAACATTGACGACCAAACGATGCACGAACTATACCTGTGGCCGTTCTACGATGCAGTCAGAGCTGGTGTGGGATCTGTCATGGCGTCGTACAATCGAGTGAACAACTCGTACGCTTCCCAGAATAGCAAGCTATTGAACGGCTTGCTGAAGACGGAGCTCGGGTTCCAAGGCTTTGTCGTCAGCGATTGGGGCGGCCAACACACCGGCGTCGCCTCTGCCAACGCAGGTTTAGACATGGTCATGCCGTACGGTATCTGGTGGGGCAATGGTCAGCTCGAGCAAGCAGCGAACAATGGCTCTGTCGATGCCTCCCgcctcgacgacatggcgACTCGTATCGTTGCCAGCACATCTCGCTTCGCCAACATCACCAACCCAGGCATCGCCGCAAACAACGACACCGACCCATCCAGTGAGCTCACCACCCAAGTCCTCCTCGAAGCCGCCATCGAAGGCCACGTCCTCGTCAAGAACGTCAACAACACCCTCCCCTTCAGATCCCCCTCCgtcatctccatcttcggctACGATGCCATCTCAGGACTAaacacctccgccgacgACCCCGATCTCTGGCCCAACTCCCTCGCCAACACCCAAGCCTACGCCCCTCCCGACGACCGCACTTTCGGCTACCTCGACTTTGTCCAATTCTCCGCCAGCGTCATGGGCCCTCAAGACTACATGCCCTCCATCGCCCTCAACGGAACCCTCATCTCCGGCGGCGGCTCAGGAGGTGTCACTCCCTCCTCAATCATCTCCCCTCACGAAGCCATCGTCCGCTACGCCCTCTCCCACGGCACAATCCCCTTCGCCAACTTCGTCTCCCCAAACCCCGTCGTCCTCAACCCCGGCGGCCCctgcatcgtcctcatcaacGCCCAATCCGTCGAGTCCGCCGACCGCCACGAATTATCCGACGACTACTCCGACACCCTCGTCACCAACGTCGCGAAACAATGCAACAAcaccgtcgtcgtcatccACAACGCCGGCATCCGCCTCGTAGACAACTGGATCGAAAACGAAAACGTCACAGCGGTAATCTACGCCCATCCCGCCGGCCAAGCCACCGGCGACGCTCTCGTCTCCATCCTCTGGGGTGAGACATCCCCTTCCGGCCGCTTACCCTACACAGTCGCGAAGAAAGAGTCCGACTACGGCGCTCTCCTCGACCCCACTTACCCCACCACCGAACACCCACAATACGCCCAATCCGACTTCGACGAAGGCGTGGTAATCGACTACCGCCACTTCCTCAAAGAAAAGATCGAACCCCGCTTCCCCTTCGGTTTCGGTCTGACGTACTCCAATTTCACCTACTCCAACCTCTCTCTCGAGCAACACCCCGAGGTCGACCGCTCGATCGTGCCGTGCGATATACccaccaactcctcctccccccaCCCAGAGGGAGGTCTCGACTCGCTGTACGACGTGCTGACGACCATCCGCGTCACGGTGGAGAATGTCGGCGAGGTGgaagcggcggaggtggcgcAGTTGTACCTGAGCATTCCCGGGAGTGCGGCGGAGAAAGTGTTGAGAGGCTTTGAGAAGAAGGTGTTGCAAAAGGGGGAGAAGGCAGAGTTTACATTCGACTTGCGGAGACGGGACTTGAGTCTTTGGGACTCCGGCAAGCAGAGTTGGGTCCTGGGACAGGGCGTGTTCGGGGTAATGGTGGGCCGCAACGTGCTCGACACGGAGGGTTTGACGGGGGGATTTGAGTTGTGA